The proteins below come from a single Danio aesculapii chromosome 23, fDanAes4.1, whole genome shotgun sequence genomic window:
- the si:ch211-148l7.4 gene encoding zinc finger protein 135 isoform X2 yields MESVHCNWRNVSQANQISKRSRPMSETLSKLAQLITCMEYKPKSQTSSSICKDASQKPSEMNALVRHQQKERTLQKLHSCQRCNQQFALLSSLQLHKCPRSLSVCQTCMGKMPKGSSCASCGSKTSVPDSTEDPIHQDNSTYACTPCGQAFTHKQDLLHHQQAGDCQPANTLKPASLPPFKPKAISTCTLCSRTFRAPRGLACHMRFSHAPRKRSTNLEKDVHLGIIGGDKSISSTLFQCRSCDKSFSKTSLLHRHRKEEHRRDVKVRNTFRNSVKITRQKRKSGIYPCLHCGTEFLHHLTRLAHFRKYTVHHEMHLKLSNKSTRVYATAAKQKLKPARKLQKDKPAGKKGRPKKLLPVQIEEIEEEDEIEEDKLEDDSDDDDEEEDEDAEFPCTSCDQVFSSKAALFVHEKVHEQLPEEVEDEPAKTCRCCSVCSDEIPHHMLTEDGCEGEVYHCVPCAETFKALDTFLEHCQKHLIREHEDEFSDD; encoded by the coding sequence ATGGAGTCCGTACACTGCAACTGGAGGAATGTATCACAAGCTAACCAGATCTCCAAAAGATCAAGACCCATGTCCGAAACCTTATCCAAACTGGCTCAACTCATCACCTGCATGGAGTACAAACCAAAATCCCAAACGTCTTCCTCCATCTGCAAGGACGCCAGCCAGAAACCCTCCGAAATGAACGCCCTTGTCCGTCACCAGCAAAAAGAGCGCACCCTGCAAAAACTCCACAGCTGTCAACGCTGTAACCAACAGTTTGCTTTGCTTTCCAGTCTGCAGTTACACAAGTGCCCTCGTTCTTTATCCGTGTGCCAAACATGCATGGGGAAAATGCCAAAGGGGTCTTCTTGCGCCTCCTGTGGGAGTAAAACCTCGGTTCCTGACTCTACAGAAGATCCCATCCATCAAGACAACAGCACATATGCTTGCACCCCATGCGGACAAGCATTCACCCACAAACAAGATCTGCTCCACCACCAGCAGGCTGGAGACTGTCAGCCTGCAAACACTCTCAAACCTGCTTCCTTGCCACCATTTAAACCGAAAGCCATTTCCACATGCACCCTGTGCTCCAGAACTTTCCGTGCTCCCAGAGGTCTTGCCTGCCACATGCGCTTTTCCCACGCACCAAGAAAAAGAAGCACAAATTTAGAAAAGGATGTGCATTTAGGGATTATAGGGGGGGATAAGAGCATCTCGAGTACGCTCTTTCAATGCCGTTCCTGTGATAAATCGTTTTCCAAGACGTCACTTCTGCATCGGCATAGGAAGGAAGAACACAGACGGGATGTAAAGGTGAGGAATACGTTTAGAAACTCTGTGAAGATCACCAGGCAGAAGCGGAAAAGTGGGATATATCCATGCCTGCACTGCGGAACGGAGTTCCTGCATCATCTGACGCGCTTGGCGCATTTTAGAAAATACACCGTTCACCATGAGATGCACCTCAAATTAAGCAACAAATCAACCCGTGTTTATGCAACTGCTGCTAAGCAGAAGCTGAAGCCAGCAAGAAAGCTCCAAAAAGATAAACCTGCAGGAAAGAAAGGAAGACCGAAGAAACTTCTCCCTGTTCAAATTGAGGAAATTGAAGAAGAGGATGAAATTGAAGAGGATAAACTGgaagatgatagtgatgatgatgatgaagaggaagaCGAGGATGCCGAGTTCCCTTGTACATCATGCGATCAGGTCTTCAGTTCCAAAGCTGCTCTGTTTGTTCATGAGAAAGTCCACGAACAGTTGCCGGAGGAAGTAGAAGACGAGCCGGCCAAGacgtgcaggtgttgtagtgtcTGTTCAGACGAGATTCCTCACCACATGCTTACTGAAGATGGTTGTGAGGGGGAAGTCTATCACTGTGTGCCGTGTGCTGAGACCTTCAAAGCTCTGGACACTTTTCTAGAGCACTGCCAGAAACATCTGATACGTGAACATGAGGATGAGTTCAGTGATGACTGA
- the si:ch211-148l7.4 gene encoding zinc finger protein 271 isoform X1 encodes MNLKTPAAMSTNTVERPMLCDTTSSSGSMESVHCNWRNVSQANQISKRSRPMSETLSKLAQLITCMEYKPKSQTSSSICKDASQKPSEMNALVRHQQKERTLQKLHSCQRCNQQFALLSSLQLHKCPRSLSVCQTCMGKMPKGSSCASCGSKTSVPDSTEDPIHQDNSTYACTPCGQAFTHKQDLLHHQQAGDCQPANTLKPASLPPFKPKAISTCTLCSRTFRAPRGLACHMRFSHAPRKRSTNLEKDVHLGIIGGDKSISSTLFQCRSCDKSFSKTSLLHRHRKEEHRRDVKVRNTFRNSVKITRQKRKSGIYPCLHCGTEFLHHLTRLAHFRKYTVHHEMHLKLSNKSTRVYATAAKQKLKPARKLQKDKPAGKKGRPKKLLPVQIEEIEEEDEIEEDKLEDDSDDDDEEEDEDAEFPCTSCDQVFSSKAALFVHEKVHEQLPEEVEDEPAKTCRCCSVCSDEIPHHMLTEDGCEGEVYHCVPCAETFKALDTFLEHCQKHLIREHEDEFSDD; translated from the exons ATGAACCTCAAAACACCCGCTGCAATGTCCACAAATACGGTCGAGAGACCCATGTTGTGCGATACAACGTCCTCGAGTGG GAGTATGGAGTCCGTACACTGCAACTGGAGGAATGTATCACAAGCTAACCAGATCTCCAAAAGATCAAGACCCATGTCCGAAACCTTATCCAAACTGGCTCAACTCATCACCTGCATGGAGTACAAACCAAAATCCCAAACGTCTTCCTCCATCTGCAAGGACGCCAGCCAGAAACCCTCCGAAATGAACGCCCTTGTCCGTCACCAGCAAAAAGAGCGCACCCTGCAAAAACTCCACAGCTGTCAACGCTGTAACCAACAGTTTGCTTTGCTTTCCAGTCTGCAGTTACACAAGTGCCCTCGTTCTTTATCCGTGTGCCAAACATGCATGGGGAAAATGCCAAAGGGGTCTTCTTGCGCCTCCTGTGGGAGTAAAACCTCGGTTCCTGACTCTACAGAAGATCCCATCCATCAAGACAACAGCACATATGCTTGCACCCCATGCGGACAAGCATTCACCCACAAACAAGATCTGCTCCACCACCAGCAGGCTGGAGACTGTCAGCCTGCAAACACTCTCAAACCTGCTTCCTTGCCACCATTTAAACCGAAAGCCATTTCCACATGCACCCTGTGCTCCAGAACTTTCCGTGCTCCCAGAGGTCTTGCCTGCCACATGCGCTTTTCCCACGCACCAAGAAAAAGAAGCACAAATTTAGAAAAGGATGTGCATTTAGGGATTATAGGGGGGGATAAGAGCATCTCGAGTACGCTCTTTCAATGCCGTTCCTGTGATAAATCGTTTTCCAAGACGTCACTTCTGCATCGGCATAGGAAGGAAGAACACAGACGGGATGTAAAGGTGAGGAATACGTTTAGAAACTCTGTGAAGATCACCAGGCAGAAGCGGAAAAGTGGGATATATCCATGCCTGCACTGCGGAACGGAGTTCCTGCATCATCTGACGCGCTTGGCGCATTTTAGAAAATACACCGTTCACCATGAGATGCACCTCAAATTAAGCAACAAATCAACCCGTGTTTATGCAACTGCTGCTAAGCAGAAGCTGAAGCCAGCAAGAAAGCTCCAAAAAGATAAACCTGCAGGAAAGAAAGGAAGACCGAAGAAACTTCTCCCTGTTCAAATTGAGGAAATTGAAGAAGAGGATGAAATTGAAGAGGATAAACTGgaagatgatagtgatgatgatgatgaagaggaagaCGAGGATGCCGAGTTCCCTTGTACATCATGCGATCAGGTCTTCAGTTCCAAAGCTGCTCTGTTTGTTCATGAGAAAGTCCACGAACAGTTGCCGGAGGAAGTAGAAGACGAGCCGGCCAAGacgtgcaggtgttgtagtgtcTGTTCAGACGAGATTCCTCACCACATGCTTACTGAAGATGGTTGTGAGGGGGAAGTCTATCACTGTGTGCCGTGTGCTGAGACCTTCAAAGCTCTGGACACTTTTCTAGAGCACTGCCAGAAACATCTGATACGTGAACATGAGGATGAGTTCAGTGATGACTGA